One genomic region from Dehalobacter restrictus DSM 9455 encodes:
- a CDS encoding small, acid-soluble spore protein, alpha/beta type, which yields MTEAKKDTASELENLKYEIAQEMGLPQKKTKRKSKNREDVKNKE from the coding sequence ATGACAGAGGCGAAAAAAGATACGGCAAGTGAATTGGAAAATCTTAAATATGAAATTGCGCAAGAGATGGGTCTTCCCCAGAAAAAAACAAAAAGAAAAAGTAAAAACAGAGAAGACGTAAAGAATAAAGAATAA
- the gpr gene encoding GPR endopeptidase: MKLSNKSSFLKKMNISLDLAVEAHDLLRGESGQEIAGVIMKKEELQEATVTAIQIINAKGEKELGRPKGNYITIDAPDIKENNYQQHNKIVAVLARHLAGLFNFKEDTSFLIVGLGNWQATPDALGPKVVEKIMVTRHLFHYTPEEIEGKMRQVSAISPGVLGLTGIETAEVIRGLVEHVRPDYVIAIDALAAGALDRIGTTIQLADTGINPGSGIGNHRKGLNEETLGCKVIAIGVPTVVNAAIIAHKTIEELFEQMESEPSLAKIYQQENEQVLMNVMQKALSPYEGSLMVTPKEVDELIERSAKIIAAAINQSIHSGIDSHNFETYLH, from the coding sequence ATGAAATTATCGAACAAATCAAGCTTTCTAAAAAAAATGAATATTTCTCTCGACCTGGCGGTGGAAGCCCATGACTTGCTGCGGGGAGAAAGCGGCCAGGAGATAGCGGGCGTCATCATGAAAAAAGAAGAACTTCAAGAGGCAACTGTCACCGCAATTCAAATCATAAATGCCAAAGGCGAAAAAGAATTGGGCAGGCCTAAAGGAAATTATATTACAATTGATGCTCCGGATATCAAAGAAAACAACTACCAGCAGCACAATAAAATCGTTGCAGTATTAGCAAGGCATCTCGCCGGATTGTTTAATTTTAAGGAAGATACCAGTTTTTTGATCGTTGGTCTTGGCAACTGGCAGGCAACTCCAGACGCGCTTGGGCCCAAAGTTGTCGAGAAAATCATGGTCACCCGTCACCTTTTTCATTATACCCCCGAAGAAATTGAGGGGAAAATGCGCCAAGTGTCAGCGATATCACCTGGTGTGCTTGGCCTGACCGGAATCGAGACGGCGGAGGTAATCCGCGGACTGGTTGAACATGTCCGCCCGGATTACGTGATCGCGATCGATGCCCTAGCCGCAGGTGCACTGGATAGAATCGGCACAACCATTCAATTAGCGGATACCGGGATCAATCCTGGTTCCGGAATTGGTAATCACCGCAAAGGGCTCAATGAAGAAACCCTTGGCTGCAAAGTCATTGCTATCGGCGTTCCCACTGTTGTCAATGCTGCAATCATCGCGCATAAGACCATCGAAGAGCTTTTTGAACAAATGGAATCCGAACCTTCCCTGGCCAAAATCTATCAACAGGAAAATGAACAGGTTTTGATGAATGTCATGCAGAAAGCCTTGTCGCCCTACGAGGGCAGCCTGATGGTTACACCCAAGGAAGTCGATGAATTAATTGAAAGAAGCGCTAAAATTATTGCTGCAGCAATCAACCAGAGCATTCATTCCGGAATTGACAGCCATAATTTTGAGACCTACCTTCATTAA
- the rsmD gene encoding 16S rRNA (guanine(966)-N(2))-methyltransferase RsmD → MRIISGQWKGRNLKTVKGMDTRPTSDKVKGAIFNILAGKVMNARVLDLFAGTGNLSFEALSRGARHAVLVEKDTSALETIRKNAEILGAAPRTSILRMDAMNFFKQAVQERFDLIFLDPPYRRGLADMALAYLQTHTVLNPSGVIIIETSSDETIDDAIDPLEIRLTREYGDTRLWFIQNKEEHEEG, encoded by the coding sequence GTGCGAATTATTTCTGGGCAATGGAAAGGCCGCAATTTAAAAACTGTTAAAGGCATGGATACCCGTCCGACTTCCGATAAAGTCAAAGGGGCGATTTTCAATATTCTTGCCGGCAAGGTAATGAACGCCAGAGTCCTGGATCTTTTTGCGGGAACCGGAAACCTTTCCTTTGAAGCTTTGTCCAGGGGGGCCCGTCATGCTGTTCTGGTTGAGAAAGATACTTCAGCCCTGGAGACAATCAGAAAGAATGCCGAAATTCTCGGGGCAGCACCAAGGACCAGCATACTCCGGATGGACGCAATGAATTTTTTTAAACAAGCAGTTCAGGAACGCTTTGACTTAATTTTTCTTGATCCGCCTTATCGGCGGGGACTGGCCGACATGGCCCTTGCCTATTTGCAGACGCACACTGTCTTAAATCCCAGTGGAGTCATTATCATTGAAACTTCTTCAGACGAAACCATTGATGATGCGATAGATCCTCTGGAGATAAGGTTAACAAGAGAATATGGAGATACCAGGTTATGGTTTATTCAGAACAAAGAAGAGCATGAGGAGGGATAA
- a CDS encoding ATPase — protein sequence MENHLIDLIEQLEEVLDHGTKVPLTGKIMVDEETVLEILDGIRSVLPEEIKQANYVLAERDRYMEEARSDGQRIVDRAQKQADQLLQENEIVAQSRAYAEEIVLKAQQYSREVKLGALKYSDDLLQDIESKMGEAFQSIKASREELNAMARWDERVQTMEQE from the coding sequence TTGGAAAATCATTTGATTGATCTCATTGAACAGTTGGAAGAAGTGCTTGACCATGGAACCAAGGTGCCTTTAACCGGCAAGATCATGGTTGATGAAGAAACAGTATTAGAAATATTGGATGGAATCCGTTCCGTTCTGCCGGAGGAAATTAAACAGGCGAATTATGTTTTGGCTGAAAGAGACCGCTATATGGAAGAAGCCCGCAGCGATGGGCAGAGAATTGTAGACCGGGCGCAAAAGCAGGCTGACCAGCTGCTTCAGGAAAATGAGATCGTTGCTCAATCCCGGGCCTATGCCGAAGAAATTGTCTTAAAGGCGCAGCAGTATTCCCGAGAAGTAAAATTAGGCGCTTTGAAATATTCCGATGATCTGCTTCAGGATATTGAATCAAAAATGGGAGAGGCTTTTCAATCCATCAAAGCCAGCCGGGAAGAATTAAATGCTATGGCCCGTTGGGATGAACGGGTTCAGACCATGGAGCAGGAATAA
- the ylbJ gene encoding sporulation integral membrane protein YlbJ, translated as MVTTALPFLRILLFLILAACMFIYPQEVLSSAAKGLTLWVNYILPALFPFFIVSELLLQLGLVNFLGVLLEPLMRPVFRLPGKASFVLAMTHTSGIPIGAILTCKLRKNGDITRIEGERLLAFTSNPSPGFMFGAVASGMLGNPALGIIIAGSVYLANLLVGLIFRNYGVSSEKAIPRTNSSWRKALRELKNLQQNNKTIGALLADAVRESTSTIILVGGYIIFFSVITHLLTVTHLSSVLADTFHFLSAGSISILEANAIIQGFLETTLGCNAAVQAFSSLNSKIGVLALLLGWGGISVFAQVSSFTASTDLRLLPFIAGRTIHSFLALLISQLLLKFSHIPTSGLPVQPTGGDASWLLSLRWSSLYFCLCSLALLFIVFMIGIWKKVHRH; from the coding sequence ATGGTGACGACTGCCTTGCCATTCCTGAGAATCCTGCTCTTTTTAATACTTGCCGCCTGTATGTTCATTTATCCTCAGGAAGTATTGAGTTCTGCCGCCAAAGGCTTAACGCTTTGGGTAAATTATATCTTGCCGGCCTTATTTCCATTCTTCATTGTCTCTGAACTTCTTCTGCAGCTTGGCCTAGTCAACTTTCTGGGAGTCTTGCTCGAACCACTGATGCGTCCTGTTTTTCGCCTGCCGGGCAAAGCCTCTTTTGTTTTGGCCATGACACATACTTCGGGGATTCCGATCGGAGCGATACTGACATGCAAACTAAGGAAAAACGGAGATATTACACGGATCGAAGGGGAAAGACTTCTTGCTTTTACTAGCAATCCCAGTCCAGGTTTTATGTTCGGGGCAGTGGCGTCGGGGATGCTTGGAAACCCTGCCCTGGGCATTATTATTGCAGGATCTGTTTATCTGGCCAACCTGCTGGTCGGTTTGATTTTTCGTAATTATGGTGTTTCATCCGAAAAGGCTATTCCAAGAACGAATTCTTCCTGGAGAAAGGCTTTGCGTGAATTAAAAAACCTCCAACAAAACAATAAAACCATTGGCGCATTATTGGCTGATGCAGTCAGGGAAAGTACGTCAACGATTATCCTGGTTGGAGGATATATCATTTTTTTCTCTGTAATAACCCATCTTCTAACAGTAACGCATCTAAGCTCCGTTCTAGCCGACACATTCCATTTCCTCTCGGCCGGGTCCATTTCTATTCTGGAAGCAAATGCCATCATCCAGGGATTCTTGGAAACCACCTTGGGCTGTAATGCAGCCGTCCAGGCCTTTTCATCCCTGAACAGCAAGATTGGGGTCCTTGCCTTGCTGCTTGGATGGGGGGGGATTTCTGTTTTTGCACAGGTATCCAGCTTTACGGCGTCGACAGATCTTCGGCTCCTTCCATTTATAGCCGGTAGAACTATCCATTCCTTTTTGGCGCTTCTGATCAGTCAGCTACTGCTAAAATTCAGCCATATTCCAACCTCCGGCCTCCCTGTACAGCCAACTGGGGGTGATGCTTCCTGGCTGTTGTCCTTAAGATGGAGCAGCCTGTATTTTTGCCTATGCAGTTTGGCCCTGCTTTTCATTGTCTTCATGATTGGAATATGGAAAAAAGTGCACCGCCATTAA
- a CDS encoding acetate/propionate family kinase — MKILVLNCGSSSLKYQMMDMETKSAMAKGLVERIGLPGAMLTHRPKGGEKEVIIADLPDHTAAIKLVLQAVIDPNFGVLTSLEEIDAVGHRVLHGGEKVSGSVLVNAEVKQAIEECFELGPLHNPANLAGIIACEQMMSGTPQVAVFDTAFHQTMPPEAYIYGIPYELYEKYKIRRYGFHGTSHKYVSQRAAVVMGKPLEKLKLISCHLGNGSSLTAVKYGKSVENSMGFTPLEGLMMGTRSGDLDPAIVPFIMKKERISGDAVNALLNKKSGVLGLSGVSSDFRDLQKAADEGNYRAQLALDVFVHDVKKYIGAYAAILDGVDGIIFTAGLGENSPLIRRSICDTLGCIGVSIDDEKNEAAVGQEVDISKWGARCKVMVIPTNEELMIALDTEEIIQKM, encoded by the coding sequence GTGAAGATTCTCGTGCTAAATTGCGGCAGCTCATCGCTCAAATACCAGATGATGGATATGGAAACGAAGAGTGCGATGGCAAAAGGCCTGGTGGAAAGAATCGGGCTTCCCGGAGCGATGCTTACGCATCGTCCGAAAGGTGGAGAAAAAGAGGTCATTATTGCTGATTTGCCGGATCATACAGCTGCGATCAAATTGGTTTTACAGGCTGTGATCGATCCGAATTTTGGTGTTTTAACGTCACTGGAAGAAATTGATGCAGTAGGGCACAGAGTGCTCCATGGTGGAGAAAAAGTGTCCGGCTCCGTGCTTGTGAATGCAGAGGTCAAACAGGCGATTGAAGAGTGTTTTGAACTTGGACCGCTTCATAATCCAGCCAACCTGGCGGGGATTATTGCTTGCGAACAGATGATGTCGGGGACACCTCAGGTTGCGGTGTTTGATACGGCATTCCATCAAACGATGCCTCCGGAGGCTTATATCTACGGGATACCTTACGAGCTGTATGAAAAGTACAAGATCCGCAGATACGGTTTCCATGGGACCTCACATAAGTATGTCAGCCAGCGGGCCGCGGTGGTCATGGGCAAACCGCTGGAAAAGTTAAAGCTGATCAGCTGCCATCTGGGTAACGGATCTTCACTTACGGCTGTAAAATATGGGAAATCAGTTGAAAATTCCATGGGGTTCACACCGCTGGAGGGGCTGATGATGGGCACTCGGTCGGGGGATCTTGATCCGGCCATTGTTCCGTTTATCATGAAAAAAGAAAGGATCTCCGGGGACGCAGTCAATGCGCTGTTAAACAAGAAAAGCGGCGTACTTGGCCTTTCGGGAGTCAGCAGTGATTTTCGCGATTTACAGAAAGCTGCTGACGAAGGCAATTACCGTGCCCAGCTTGCCCTGGATGTTTTTGTTCATGACGTTAAAAAATACATTGGTGCCTATGCTGCAATTCTAGACGGCGTCGACGGGATCATATTTACAGCCGGACTGGGAGAAAACTCTCCTTTAATTCGCCGGTCAATCTGTGATACGCTGGGCTGCATCGGTGTCAGTATTGACGATGAGAAAAATGAAGCGGCCGTAGGGCAAGAAGTGGACATTTCCAAGTGGGGAGCCAGATGCAAGGTTATGGTTATCCCGACAAACGAAGAACTTATGATTGCCTTGGATACTGAGGAAATCATCCAGAAGATGTAA
- a CDS encoding YceD family protein, protein MIVNVFQLRRAEGGSKTFSFNEENFPPLQLGNESYRFLSPLEVELKAENVGKSLLVNGKISSVIAVSCSRCLKEFPYNLKIVFEDEWVPAEFASEAKDDSILVFEKDEFPIDDRIVEHMLLQLPLKFLCSEDCRGLCLKCGADRNVNPCSCSTEDIDPRLEILSKWNKGV, encoded by the coding sequence GTGATCGTCAATGTTTTTCAATTAAGGCGGGCCGAGGGTGGGTCAAAAACTTTTAGTTTTAATGAAGAAAATTTTCCACCTTTGCAGCTCGGAAATGAGTCTTATCGTTTCTTATCCCCGCTTGAAGTGGAATTAAAAGCTGAAAATGTTGGCAAATCACTCTTGGTGAATGGGAAAATATCGTCTGTGATTGCTGTTAGTTGTTCCAGATGTCTGAAAGAATTCCCGTATAATCTGAAGATTGTTTTTGAAGACGAATGGGTCCCGGCAGAATTTGCTTCTGAAGCCAAAGACGACAGCATACTGGTTTTTGAAAAGGACGAATTCCCGATTGACGACAGGATTGTAGAGCATATGCTGCTGCAGCTTCCTTTAAAGTTCTTATGTTCTGAAGACTGCAGGGGGCTCTGTCTGAAATGCGGCGCTGACCGCAATGTGAATCCTTGTTCGTGCTCCACTGAGGATATTGATCCTCGCTTAGAAATATTATCCAAATGGAATAAGGGGGTGTAA
- the rpmF gene encoding 50S ribosomal protein L32 encodes MGVHQNKQSKSRVRRRRAMDKLSVPNLVECPQCHQQKLQHHICANCGYYNGKEVISMGE; translated from the coding sequence ATGGGTGTTCATCAAAATAAACAATCCAAATCTAGAGTCCGCAGGCGCAGAGCAATGGATAAGCTGTCCGTTCCTAATCTTGTGGAATGCCCCCAGTGCCATCAACAGAAGCTTCAGCATCATATTTGTGCGAACTGCGGCTATTACAATGGCAAAGAAGTCATCTCTATGGGTGAATAA
- the plsX gene encoding phosphate acyltransferase PlsX — translation MKIAVDAMGGDHAPGEIVKGALKAAKILPDIQIILVGQKDKIDLHIPEDLKSTIEIYECSEVIEMDEHPAAAIKKKKDASIVVATRLVKEGYANALVSAGSTGAQMASALLGLGRIKGINRPAICTVLPTLQGGKLLLDVGANPDAKPENLLQYAMMGSIYAEKILGLKSPKVALLNIGSEEGKGNELVQAAYDLLKQSSLNFAGNIEGRDIPYGTADVIVCDAFVGNIVLKTIEGMSSSLFQLIMQKITASTIRKIGAILVKPGLKEIAHMLDYSEYGGAPLLGVDGTSIICHGSSKENAIFNAVRVAKECIEGQIIEKIVDGLEKSTQK, via the coding sequence ATGAAAATCGCCGTTGATGCCATGGGCGGAGATCATGCGCCCGGAGAGATTGTCAAAGGCGCCTTAAAAGCGGCCAAGATTCTTCCGGATATCCAGATCATCCTTGTCGGACAGAAAGACAAGATAGACTTACATATACCTGAAGACTTAAAAAGCACGATTGAGATTTATGAATGTTCCGAAGTCATTGAGATGGATGAACATCCGGCCGCTGCGATTAAGAAGAAAAAAGATGCCTCTATTGTTGTCGCCACGAGACTCGTGAAGGAAGGATATGCGAATGCTCTGGTGTCAGCAGGCAGCACCGGAGCACAGATGGCTTCAGCTTTGCTGGGCTTAGGCAGAATTAAAGGAATTAACCGGCCTGCAATCTGTACGGTCCTGCCGACGCTTCAAGGCGGAAAGCTGCTGCTCGATGTCGGTGCCAATCCGGATGCCAAACCGGAAAACCTTCTGCAGTATGCGATGATGGGAAGTATCTACGCCGAAAAGATTCTGGGGCTTAAAAGTCCCAAGGTCGCCTTGCTGAATATTGGCAGTGAAGAGGGTAAAGGGAACGAACTTGTTCAGGCTGCTTATGACCTGCTAAAACAATCTTCCCTGAATTTTGCCGGAAATATTGAAGGCAGGGACATTCCCTATGGGACTGCAGATGTCATTGTCTGTGATGCTTTTGTCGGCAACATTGTACTAAAAACCATTGAAGGAATGTCATCATCGCTTTTCCAGCTGATTATGCAAAAAATTACAGCTAGCACTATCAGGAAAATAGGAGCAATACTGGTTAAACCCGGATTGAAAGAAATTGCACACATGCTGGATTATTCTGAGTACGGTGGGGCCCCGCTTCTCGGAGTGGACGGTACAAGTATTATCTGTCACGGAAGTTCCAAAGAAAATGCTATTTTTAATGCTGTTCGTGTAGCCAAAGAATGTATCGAAGGACAAATTATTGAAAAAATCGTCGATGGTTTAGAAAAAAGTACGCAAAAATAG
- the acpP gene encoding acyl carrier protein, giving the protein MDVYEKVKAIVIDQLGVGEDEITPTTTFQALNADSLDIVELVMALEEEFNLDIADEEVENIQSIADVVKYVQENQ; this is encoded by the coding sequence ATGGATGTATACGAAAAGGTAAAAGCAATCGTTATTGATCAACTGGGAGTAGGCGAAGATGAAATTACTCCTACCACGACGTTCCAAGCTTTAAACGCAGATTCTCTGGACATTGTTGAGCTTGTCATGGCACTTGAAGAGGAATTCAACCTTGATATTGCCGATGAAGAGGTGGAAAATATTCAGTCCATTGCTGATGTTGTGAAGTATGTGCAAGAGAACCAATAA
- the rnc gene encoding ribonuclease III codes for MAKRNRRAYFHKSSRNKYLEQTGEVESFIRQLGLENLQSELIFTALTHPSFTFENPNSGLENNQRLEFLGDAVLDFIIGEYLYQNYPDKPEGELTKMRAAVVNETTLARKARSINLGQALFLGKGEQSSGGRDRPSIIADALEAVIGAIYLQYGFEKVRKFILDMLVPEILELNEGNYGDFKTMLQEKAQKKEYEVCYRIIEETGPDHDKRFTAGVYLHGELQGKGIGKTKKEAEQQAAHFALKAWEV; via the coding sequence ATGGCCAAAAGAAACCGCCGCGCGTATTTCCATAAGAGCTCCCGGAATAAATACCTTGAACAAACGGGAGAAGTTGAATCCTTTATCAGGCAGTTAGGGCTGGAAAACCTGCAAAGCGAACTGATTTTTACTGCGCTGACGCATCCTTCTTTTACTTTTGAAAATCCCAACAGCGGGTTGGAGAATAATCAGCGGCTGGAGTTTTTAGGCGATGCCGTTTTGGATTTTATCATTGGCGAGTATCTCTATCAGAACTATCCGGATAAGCCTGAAGGTGAACTTACCAAAATGAGGGCTGCAGTTGTCAATGAAACGACGCTGGCTAGAAAAGCCCGCAGTATTAACTTGGGCCAGGCGCTCTTTCTGGGTAAAGGGGAACAATCCTCTGGCGGCAGGGACAGGCCGTCCATCATTGCTGATGCGCTGGAGGCAGTCATTGGAGCGATTTATTTGCAGTATGGCTTTGAAAAAGTTCGTAAATTCATACTCGACATGCTTGTTCCGGAGATTCTGGAACTTAACGAAGGAAATTATGGAGATTTCAAAACCATGCTTCAGGAAAAAGCGCAAAAGAAGGAATATGAGGTTTGCTACAGGATCATTGAAGAGACAGGACCCGACCACGATAAGCGGTTTACTGCAGGGGTCTATCTTCATGGTGAACTGCAGGGAAAAGGAATCGGTAAGACCAAAAAAGAAGCAGAGCAGCAGGCAGCCCATTTTGCGCTGAAAGCATGGGAGGTATAA